In Nitrosococcus halophilus Nc 4, the genomic stretch ATCTTTGGTTGGGACAGAGGCGGATGTCATGGGTTATTTCCTCTTTTTTTGGCTGCTTGGCCCATGCTAGCAGCCTGTACTGTACTTAATCTATTACGGGATCTGGATAGGGAATTTGTAGTCCATAAAAAATAATTTCTGCTGGGACTCAATTTTCAAATTAAACTGTAACAACCCCTTCCTGATATGAGTCTAGAACAGTAGGCAATGTTTCATATTTTTAACGGTGAGGGGACAATGCAATCGGTTAAATGGCTCCATCCAAGGCAATTGCTGAAAATATTCGCTGCCAGCAGTATCGCATTGTTTCTTCTAGGTTTCTCTAATTCCTTTTCCATAGCGGAGTATCGTGACAGGGAAGTAGAAACCCACCTTCCTGTAACGCCGCAATTTGTTCCGCTTTTTTATTCACTTGAGAAATATGCACAAAATACGGTCTCTGGAGGACCTGGAAAAGATGGTATTCCGGCCATTGATACGCCTCGGTTTGTTTCTGCGGGCAGGGCTGAATCGTTCCTTGGACCAGAAGATATTGTTTTTGGAGTAGTATTGAACGATGAAGTCAAAGCCTATCCCCAGAAAATTTTAGTTTGGCATGAGATTGTCAATGATCGCCTTGGCCATGAAAATGTCAGTGTGACCTATTGCCCTTTGACTGGTACTGCCATTGGCTTTAAGCGGGGAGAGACCACCTTTGGGGTTTCAGGCCGATTGGTAAATAATAACCTCATCATGTATGACCGGGCAACAGATAGTCGCTGGCCTCAGATTTTGGGTACCGCCGTCAGTGGTTCTTTTAAAGGAAAATCCTTAGAAGAATTTAGAGTGATCTGGACCGCCTGGGGGCGCTGGAAGCAAAGATATCCTGAGACGGAGGTGCTTTCGGAAAACACAGGCTATATCAGAAATTATCAGCGCGATCCCTATGGTTCGTACCATCCTCTTGGTGGCTATTATGCCGAGGGTTCGCCACCTCTTTTCCCGGTATTGCATCGAGACCGGCGTTTTGATCCCAAGGCAGTCGTGCTTGGTGCAAGAACGAGGGATGGGGTGGTTGCCTTTAAAAAGAATTCCTTACGGGCAAAAAAAATCATGGAGGGGACATTAAGCGGAAAGCAGTACATTGCCTTTTATGACCCGGTCCTTGATACCGGATATATCTATAAAAACCCGGAGAGGAAGCTGTTTGTTTATGAGAATGGCCAATATACCAACGCCGATGGAAAGTGGGAAGCTGGGGATTTGCCATTAGAGAAGGTGAATGCTTTCGACGCCATGTGGTTTGCCTGGGCCGCGTTCTATCCAGAAACCGATGCCTATGAGTAGCATGTTGGCGAACACTTTAACCGCTACCCGATTAATCATCAAAAAGAGGCGAACAAGGCGGATTTTTTTACTTTCCGGCATACTTTATTTTTTACTTTATCTTTTTGCCATTGGTGATCTCAGTTTTGATACTGCACCTTATAATTTTGCGATTCGCTGGAGTGAACAGCCTTTTTCTTTGATTTTTAAACCTATCTCGCCTTTTTATTTTGAGGCCATTGCCTTGATAAAACTGTTCTTTTTGGTCTATTTATTTTCTCCCATCAATCTTTTCTTGGCATTGGTGCTTTCTTGTTTGGTTGGCTTCAATATTACTCTTAGTTATCTTGCCTTCACCCAGCCTAAAGTCTGTTATGGAAAACCAACGGCAGGAATTTTGGCTTCTCTACCTGCGCTGCTTGTGGGCTCAGCTTGCTGTGGCCCTCTAATATTGATTGTGCTTGGGATTCAGGCCTCTGCGGCCTTAATAGCCTTCTTTGGATGGCTTATTCCCATTGCTATCCTGCTTTTAGTGGGAGCCTTAATCTTTAATGGTCATAGAATGAATATCTCTTATTTGGAAGATATCCAATAAAAATGTGAATTAACAATTATCGCGATCTTCTGGACGTGAAAAATGGGTCTTGAGATTGTCGATCTGCTTATTGATGGCTTCCTCGGAAATTTCAGGCTTGGGCATTTCTCTAAAGGCTATAGTCACTGCACGGAGCTGGCGTAGATAACGGCGGCAATGATGGCAAAGAAAAAGATGCAAGCGTATACCGAGGCGTTGCTGCCAGGGCAGTGTGTTTTCCAAATAATCGCTCGCTTTTTCGGTCACTTCCCGGCAGCTTAGCATCCTTTTCCCTTTTCGTAATTTTCGACGACGGTACGCAGCCGCGCTCGCGCTCGATGAAGCAGTACTCTGCCATTAGTGGCGGAGATTTCAAGAATGTTACAGATCTCTTCCATCTCGAGGCCTTCGCTATCACGCAAAGTGAGCACAGCTCGTTGCGCAGGCGGCAAGGCGGCAACCGCCTTGGTTAAGCAGTGTTGGAGTTCCTCGCTAGTGAGAAGCGCCTCGGGTGTTTCCTCATGCCAAGGCAAAGGAGGGGATGACCAGTGGCCACGGGCACCGAAACGCTCTCTTTCTGGAAAGGGTGGATTTTCTTCCCACGTGATGTGGGCATGTCTATGGCGTATTTCACGCTTTAGGCGTGTTTTTGCAGTATTGCTGAGGATGCGTAGAATCCATGTTTCTAGGCGGGCGCGACCTTCAAAATTGGGTAATCCTCGAATGACCGCTAGCCAAGCGTCTTGGACCACTTCCTCAGCAAAAGGCTCTCCGACTATGGCTCGGGCTAAACTGAGCATTTTGCCTTGATAGGTGCGGACTGCCCATACGAACGCCTCCCCATCGCGGGC encodes the following:
- a CDS encoding DUF3179 domain-containing protein — protein: MQSVKWLHPRQLLKIFAASSIALFLLGFSNSFSIAEYRDREVETHLPVTPQFVPLFYSLEKYAQNTVSGGPGKDGIPAIDTPRFVSAGRAESFLGPEDIVFGVVLNDEVKAYPQKILVWHEIVNDRLGHENVSVTYCPLTGTAIGFKRGETTFGVSGRLVNNNLIMYDRATDSRWPQILGTAVSGSFKGKSLEEFRVIWTAWGRWKQRYPETEVLSENTGYIRNYQRDPYGSYHPLGGYYAEGSPPLFPVLHRDRRFDPKAVVLGARTRDGVVAFKKNSLRAKKIMEGTLSGKQYIAFYDPVLDTGYIYKNPERKLFVYENGQYTNADGKWEAGDLPLEKVNAFDAMWFAWAAFYPETDAYE
- a CDS encoding zf-HC2 domain-containing protein; its protein translation is MLSCREVTEKASDYLENTLPWQQRLGIRLHLFLCHHCRRYLRQLRAVTIAFREMPKPEISEEAINKQIDNLKTHFSRPEDRDNC
- a CDS encoding RNA polymerase sigma factor, translating into MPIDPSPPNEEDLVKRLLARDGEAFVWAVRTYQGKMLSLARAIVGEPFAEEVVQDAWLAVIRGLPNFEGRARLETWILRILSNTAKTRLKREIRHRHAHITWEENPPFPERERFGARGHWSSPPLPWHEETPEALLTSEELQHCLTKAVAALPPAQRAVLTLRDSEGLEMEEICNILEISATNGRVLLHRARARLRTVVENYEKGKGC